Genomic DNA from Torulaspora delbrueckii CBS 1146 chromosome 8, complete genome:
TGTAGGAACAGCATCGGTCCAATATTTGACCACACCAGATGCGGCAGTACACTCTGCAGCCACTAGGATGACGTAACAGTAGAAATAATTCCAACCAGTTGCAAAACTTAATGAAGGATCAACGTACCTGTCCACCAAATGTGAAACTGAACCTGCGGAATCATCACCGTTACCGGGCAGATAGCAGACCATTTCACCGAATGCATTCATAATCGGATACAGAACGGTAGATATTATAACATATGAAATGAACAGACCAGCTGGACCACATGTGTGTAAAGTAGAACTTGTTCCAACGAAAAGACCTGTACCAATGGCACCACCAAGAGCAATAAGTTGAATATGACGGGCAGATAGACCTTGCTGTAACTTTCCTTCGAGTTTAGCATCTTTATTGCCATTGATTCCTCTGTTAGTTGATGAACCTTCAGGTGTGAGCGATTCAAGATCGATCTCTAAAACCTGCCCGGtcttttgatcaaacaAATTACCGTTTGTAGTGGtttccttttctttctctcgCCTAGAAAACATTTTTTGGTACTATGGTTGATCTATTTAACACTTGTATTCGAGTTCAATTAGCCAAGAAAGGTACCAGTCTTATATACCATTAAACAGATGACGGGGCTTTCATACTCCGCTTATCTTTCGAGCGATACATTATCAGACCTCATGAGATAAAGTAGCTAGTCCCGATCCCTGCAGGGTAGGGATCCCGATCAACCGTGATAACTCTATGCATTCCCCCACTGTCAGTTCCGCCCATAACAAGCAAGTAAGTTGATGGAAGGGGCTGATTTGCCTTCGATAAGACTTGATGATCACGAGAGACTCACAGGGCGATTATAAAAGGCGTTCCTCGAGGtttttttgttgttgcCTAGTGATAAGATAAACGGGTTCGAGAACCCGCAGTGGCCCTCTATGTCTGAATGAGGAAATGAGAGGCCTGGTGAGTTTTTCCGAATGCCGCCGGCGGaaaatcttcttgagaCTGCGGAAAAGGAGTCCCGAAAGTGAAAGTCACGTGTGCACTCTTCTCTTGAATGGTATACCGATCTATTCACTAGGTGATTTACCTTTACAGGGCAATGAGGTATCAATAAGCTTCTCTTCCTGGCTCAAACGATGTATTTAGGGTCAACTGACTCCTTACTCgaatcaattgattcaaacATCGACAATCTGTCCAATGAAGGCCTCGATTCTCTACTCAAGAATATAGATGCCTTCCAGCAGGATCCCTCTATTCTGCTTCGCAGAAACAAATTACCAGGTTatatcaaatctttgactCACGATTACTTTACATTGGAATATGAATTGCAGTTATTAAGGTGCAAAGTTTTCTATAATTTGTCGAAAGTCGTtacttggaagaaaatcGTCGTATATCTACCTACTAATGTCTTTCTGATAACAAGATTGCTTGAAATTCTACAGACTGAAGCCAAGAGTTGGTATACTCCATATTTTCTATTATCTTGGGTTTATATCCTGACTTTGtcacctttcaaattcgatGAAGTTCATGATAGGATTTATAAAGTGGCAGGGAAGTACACAAAATTACAAACAGTGCAACCAATCGTGGCTCAAATACATGCTCAATTACTACTCAAAAATACagaagctttcaaaccaCATGACCTGGACCTGCTAACACTCAATTACTACCTCAAAGGAATAAAACCGGATAGTACAGTGATCGATGAGTCGATGCTACACCATTTCAATTCAATGTGTTTCCAGAGAGATGATATAATTGCGCTAAAAATTCTACCaaaattgttcaagatcAATGCATTTCATGACGAGTGGGAAGCAGTGGAAGATATCATATCGTATTTCTTGTCCCATCTCGACGACTCATTTACAAATTATCGATTCGCGCTGGCGCACTCTTTTTCCAAAGTAGTCAAcactttgatcaatgatttCGACGATTTAGATACTGCAACTGGGTTGGTTGAATCATGCATTGACCGTATCAAACATTGTCTTTACGAAACACCCACGTCTTTGATTGATCACGATTTCCTGCATACAAACCTTCTTATCATCGCAGAACTTTGCCATGCCATAGCCCAGAATATGCCGCAACTACTAAATACCGTTGCGATGGAACTAATCCCACCTGCTTTAAAGTTCCAACAACTGAAAATGAACGAGATTAAAGGATCACAGATTAAAGACGCGTCAAATTTCATTTGCTGGTCATTGGCAAGATCAACGAGATCTCCAGAGGTGAAACTATCTGAAGATGTGGAAGTGTCAGTTTTATTGAATCTGTTAGTTTGTTCGTCTTTTGATCGAGATTTACTTGTTCGCAGATCTGCAAACGCTGCTATGCAAGAACTACTGGGTAGATGTTTTGCAGCAACGAATGTTTTTGAAAACGATGCTATTATGAAAATTATAGAGCTACCTATATTGAACTTGGCGGAAAATTATGTCGATAACGCGGATGAAATTTATACGTTGTTCACCAAGAATGAAAGCCACAAACCATACGCCCTCTTTGTGTTGAATTGGCTTATCGACATTAATCTTGCGGCAAATTGCGACCTATACATTGTACGCCTCACTATAGAGGCACTACTAAGATTAGCACAAAAGTTTCCAAACACGATATCCCACATAAAAATCAAACTAGACCGATTGATCAATCAGAAAGATACCTTGATCGCGGCTAGATCGCTCGATTTGATACTCACTATGGAATCAGAGGAattgttttcttctcaaaatatTAGTACCTCGAATGAGATTCACACTGTCATGGATATCATGTTGGAATCTGTGAAGATTCATCATAGAGCTCATGGAAACGATATCAAcgaattcttcaagtttttcgTCATTCTCAAAGGCTGGGTTTTTTCTTTAAGGAAATtacagaatttttcatttacAGGAAGGCAGATAGAGATTTGCTTCCACATTGTTAGAATGACATCAGACTCCCCATACTACAAATCAGAATTCAAAAACCTCTTCAATGAGTTCGTTCACTCGTTATCTCGAGAGCCTCATTTGTTTGCGACTTCTGAGGATGAAGTATCC
This window encodes:
- the CIN1 gene encoding Cin1p (similar to Saccharomyces cerevisiae CIN1 (YOR349W); ancestral locus Anc_7.43); the encoded protein is MYLGSTDSLLESIDSNIDNLSNEGLDSLLKNIDAFQQDPSILLRRNKLPGYIKSLTHDYFTLEYELQLLRCKVFYNLSKVVTWKKIVVYLPTNVFLITRLLEILQTEAKSWYTPYFLLSWVYILTLSPFKFDEVHDRIYKVAGKYTKLQTVQPIVAQIHAQLLLKNTEAFKPHDLDLLTLNYYLKGIKPDSTVIDESMLHHFNSMCFQRDDIIALKILPKLFKINAFHDEWEAVEDIISYFLSHLDDSFTNYRFALAHSFSKVVNTLINDFDDLDTATGLVESCIDRIKHCLYETPTSLIDHDFLHTNLLIIAELCHAIAQNMPQLLNTVAMELIPPALKFQQLKMNEIKGSQIKDASNFICWSLARSTRSPEVKLSEDVEVSVLLNLLVCSSFDRDLLVRRSANAAMQELLGRCFAATNVFENDAIMKIIELPILNLAENYVDNADEIYTLFTKNESHKPYALFVLNWLIDINLAANCDLYIVRLTIEALLRLAQKFPNTISHIKIKLDRLINQKDTLIAARSLDLILTMESEELFSSQNISTSNEIHTVMDIMLESVKIHHRAHGNDINEFFKFFVILKGWVFSLRKLQNFSFTGRQIEICFHIVRMTSDSPYYKSEFKNLFNEFVHSLSREPHLFATSEDEVSFWTIFEKFTRLNNSLTSSALPELPPAKFYDIFLKSLPIMDSQRKSRLLDSLIDHLPNIVNTTGNSILNIIVQLLNDYTITQQGDVGRLVRISASKIVARHKDIFWETKDQQLIDDVVSNLLRLSGEQVKEARIICFKTLCKVYGYSVEGGCEVSNSRLLDFQHQFFQGKSSAFWKGYMVTGGAINFSISEVTNAIDDFMIYYYSLPSDQDRLNICNCLMRIIPSAKEVTEHQNTIEKNVLGLTKPDLLKTTITFLNFWTRLMESGLMIDPHFNFNGVYAKIYNLNLIKGSSLLKLCTIQMLPHLLSSQVYSLNEIDRAFANKVIRRLLVLAQREAQQKVQMSGSESSLVQKALIEALAQIYAEHGYLKQLEILKNATANDNAIIALSESQLIL